In a genomic window of Syntrophorhabdaceae bacterium:
- the panC gene encoding pantoate--beta-alanine ligase, translating to MIPTHSTNMKTITTVKEMQAVSDQLRKDKKIAFVPTMGYLHEGHLALVRKARELGDIVAASIFVNPTQFGPKEDLAKYPRNFDRDAQLLDREKTDIIFYPDAREMYPEGYSTYIEVRKLQDHLCGKTRAGHFTGVATVVAKLFNIVKPHFAIFGQKDYQQLKVIERMVRDLNMDIEIVPYPTVRESDGLAMSSRNTYLSPEER from the coding sequence ATGATTCCCACTCATTCCACTAACATGAAAACCATTACGACCGTCAAAGAGATGCAGGCTGTATCGGACCAGTTAAGAAAAGATAAGAAGATCGCATTTGTGCCTACCATGGGCTACCTCCACGAGGGTCACCTTGCCCTTGTCAGAAAGGCACGCGAACTGGGCGACATCGTTGCAGCAAGCATCTTTGTGAACCCTACCCAGTTCGGACCCAAAGAAGACCTCGCAAAATATCCGAGGAACTTCGACCGGGACGCGCAGCTCCTCGACCGGGAAAAGACGGACATCATCTTCTATCCTGACGCGCGGGAGATGTACCCGGAAGGATACTCAACATACATCGAAGTGAGGAAGCTGCAGGATCATCTCTGCGGGAAGACAAGGGCAGGCCATTTTACCGGTGTTGCAACGGTGGTGGCCAAGCTCTTCAATATCGTCAAACCTCACTTTGCCATCTTCGGGCAGAAGGATTACCAGCAATTAAAGGTTATCGAAAGGATGGTACGGGACCTGAACATGGATATCGAGATCGTCCCCTACCCTACGGTCCGGGAAAGTGACGGCCTCGCAATGAGCTCCAGGAACACCTATCTCAGCCCCGAAGAACGGC
- a CDS encoding MBL fold metallo-hydrolase, with amino-acid sequence MKIFDDLYVYPWLSYEANNCNTIFIDGKVPTLIDPGHAHLFNHVLEGMAKDGKDINKVQMILCTHSHPDHIEAIERFDNDILKAIGKEEYAFLHDGGRELFMATGCTLPKKPFTLFLKEGTVDIGGKVFQVIPTPGHSPGSICLYWKEKRTLISGDTLFYMGVGRTDLPGGDMELLANSIAKLAQLDIECLVPGHGELVRGEKAIKKNFQLIISEFFA; translated from the coding sequence ATGAAAATCTTTGATGACCTGTACGTTTACCCGTGGCTTTCTTATGAAGCAAATAATTGCAATACGATCTTTATAGACGGGAAGGTGCCGACCCTTATCGACCCGGGGCATGCCCATCTCTTCAACCACGTTCTTGAAGGCATGGCGAAAGATGGCAAGGATATCAATAAGGTACAGATGATCCTATGCACCCACAGCCACCCGGATCATATCGAGGCGATCGAGCGTTTTGACAACGATATCCTCAAGGCGATAGGAAAAGAGGAATACGCCTTTCTTCACGATGGCGGCAGGGAGCTTTTTATGGCCACCGGTTGCACACTGCCAAAAAAACCCTTCACACTGTTCCTGAAGGAAGGGACCGTGGACATCGGCGGGAAGGTCTTCCAGGTCATTCCGACCCCGGGTCACTCACCGGGGTCTATCTGCCTGTACTGGAAGGAAAAACGAACGTTGATCTCCGGCGATACGCTCTTCTACATGGGCGTGGGAAGGACAGACCTTCCCGGCGGGGACATGGAGCTTCTCGCCAACAGTATAGCAAAGCTGGCGCAGCTCGATATAGAGTGTCTCGTACCGGGGCACGGCGAGCTGGTCAGGGGTGAAAAGGCAATAAAGAAAAATTTTCAGTTGATTATCAGTGAGTTTTTCGCGTAG
- the panB gene encoding 3-methyl-2-oxobutanoate hydroxymethyltransferase — protein sequence MEKITVPVLKGMKGKEKIAMLTAYDYPMAKIIDNAGVHTILVGDSVGSAVLGYPNTIPVTVDEMIHHTKPVTRAVKRSFVIIDMPFMSYHESIEQAKRNAGRMIKESGAEAVKLEGGTKMKDVIRALVDIEIPVVGHIGLTPQSIHRMGGYKVQGKGAEVDALIADAKAVEEAGAFMIVLECVPRQLGKEITEMLSIPTIGIGAGPDCDGQVLVIHDLLGLLGDFRPKFVKQYCNLQKDIDGAVKNFIEEVKTGAFPDDSHSFH from the coding sequence ATGGAAAAGATTACCGTACCGGTTCTTAAAGGCATGAAAGGCAAAGAAAAGATCGCTATGCTCACGGCCTATGATTATCCGATGGCGAAGATCATCGATAACGCGGGGGTCCATACGATCCTTGTCGGTGATTCCGTCGGTTCCGCGGTCCTCGGCTATCCCAACACTATCCCGGTAACCGTAGATGAAATGATACACCACACAAAGCCCGTCACAAGGGCGGTAAAAAGGTCCTTTGTCATCATCGACATGCCCTTCATGTCATACCATGAAAGCATCGAGCAGGCAAAGAGGAACGCGGGGAGGATGATAAAGGAAAGCGGCGCAGAAGCGGTCAAGCTGGAAGGCGGGACAAAGATGAAGGACGTCATCAGGGCGCTTGTCGATATAGAGATCCCTGTTGTCGGCCACATCGGTCTCACCCCGCAGTCGATCCACAGGATGGGAGGCTACAAGGTCCAGGGAAAAGGGGCAGAGGTCGATGCCCTTATCGCTGACGCGAAGGCGGTCGAGGAGGCAGGCGCGTTCATGATCGTCCTTGAGTGCGTGCCGCGTCAACTGGGAAAAGAGATCACGGAGATGCTCTCGATCCCGACCATAGGCATCGGCGCCGGTCCGGACTGCGACGGGCAGGTCCTCGTTATCCACGACCTTCTCGGTCTTCTCGGTGATTTCAGACCCAAATTCGTGAAACAATACTGCAACCTGCAGAAAGATATCGACGGGGCAGTAAAAAACTTTATTGAAGAGGTGAAGACGGGGGCATTTCCGGATGATTCCCACTCATTCCACTAA